CGCAGGCGTTTGCCGATGTCTGACGATGGCGCCAGGCACCTGTCGGGTGCGGCTGCATCGATGGCCAGTTGGGCGGCCACGCGATGTGCGTTGCCGCAGAGACTGAACAGGTTGGCCATGAGGCCGGGTATGGCCCTAAAGGGTTGACCGGTGCTCAGGCGCGATGCCCAGTCCTGGCGCGAACTGCTCAGGTTGTGTGGCGCGGGCGCACCCGGCGTGACTTGCAGCCGGCCTGCCATATTGGCTGCGGTGTAGGCACTCATCTGGCCACGCGCGGGCCAGCGCTGCGACCCGGCAAGAAAAACGTCCGCCGCGATGGCATGGGCTCGCAGGTCGGTACAGGCATTGCTGGCGGCGGGCGCGTGAGTGCGAGCGCTTCCTGAGCGGTTTCGATGGCACGGGCCTGGCTGTCGAAGCCCTGCATGGGGGAAAACAGCGCACAGGTCTCGTGGTAGCCAATGGCGGGATCGTGGGCGCCGATGAAGTCGAAGCGCTCGCTGCCAAAATCGCGCACAAACTTGCGCCCGATCTGGTTGCAGTGCGGCAGCACCTGCGCGGGCAAGCGCAGCAGGCTCATAAACCAGGGCGTGATCAACACAC
This region of Hydrogenophaga crassostreae genomic DNA includes:
- the hybE gene encoding [NiFe]-hydrogenase assembly chaperone HybE → MNTSALLQQRVADLVAHFVRIQNERMVGIPILNSVLSVEAVGFAWADPAPEGAVPMGEGVLITPWFMSLLRLPAQVLPHCNQIGRKFVRDFGSERFDFIGAHDPAIGYHETCALFSPMQGFDSQARAIETAQEALALTRPPPAMPVPTCEPMPSRRTFFLPGRSAGPRVAR